AATCTGGCCTAGATCTAACACCAATCATCACGCATCATTTCAGCGTTGATGATTTCCAAAAAGGCTTCGACACTATGCGTGGCGGGCTTTCTGGGAAAGTTATCTTAGATTGGACGAAGTAATTAGTCATTGAAGAAACGCACTTTCGGGTGCGTTTTTTTATTTTGCTAACACTGTTTATAAATCAGTAAAGTGGAAGATTTGAGCCTATTAAGGGCTTTGTTGCTTAATTCGGTGAAAAGACATGGTAGCCCCATGTTGATCAGTTCTTAAACAACATACCGAGTTTCAGGCATATCAAGCCTTGTAAGCTTGTTCAGCGCTTTGATCATAGCGTAAGTCTCGACAACCTGAGCATTGTAATTTCTTAGGCTTAATTTCCCACCTAGCAACTGTTTTACTCGGTACATTGCGGTCTCTGACAGAGAGCGCTTATGATAGCCATACCGCTTTTTCCACTTCTTGTTGGAGCCGTAGAGCTTCTGGCAACCTACCGCTAAGTTACGAGGATGCCCTTGTTCCCAGAAGGCTGCTCCTTCTCTTGGCGGGATGAGCGGAACTGCTCGCTTGAACCGTATGGCATTATGGCAATTCCTTGTGTCATAAGCGCCATCGCCTGATATCTCAATGATTTTGCGACGTGTCTGCTTAAGCAAGTTGGGAAGTACTTCTGCATCGGTTACGTTAGATAAGCTCAGCTCTGCTGCGACTATTTCGTGGGTGTTGGTATCTACTGCGATATGTAGCTTACGCCAAACTCTACGCTTCCCGTCAGTACCATGCTTCTTGACCTTCCATTCACCTTCGCCATAAACCTTGAGGCCAGTGGCATCAATGGCTAGGTGTTGTATCGCACCTCTGGTTTTGGTTTTAAATGAAACCTCAACTTCCTTAGCTCGACGGCTTATACAGGTGTAGTGTGGGCAAACAAGCGGGAGGTTAGCCAGCTTAAATACTGAGTCTAAAAAACCTTGCAGCGCTCTCAATGGCATAGAGAAAACGCGTTTCACCATCAGAGCGGTAGTAATGGCTAAGTCGCTTAATCGGCGAGGTCTACCACGGTTGATTAAGGCTTTGTTGTATTGCTTCCAGTTAGTTGTTTTATAAAGAGGTTTAGGCATGAGGCTACGACGATTGATGGGTGTAGCCGATCAGATCGGAGCTTTTTGATTTAGTTCCATCGATTTAAGCAACAAAGCCCCGTCAACATCGCTTTGATGTCTGCCATTGATACTGCAGTCATTTATCTCGTCGTTAAAGGTATTAAAAATCGACTTTGGAATCCCGCAGGCCCACAAGAGTTAGAAAACCCAGTCTTTAAACGATATGTCGATGATTCTGTTGAAGTACTCTAATTCTTAGACTATTTTCCAACAGATCTTAGTACCTTGATGTTAACATTGCCCACTTCAATCGAAGTGGGCATAATGCTCTTCATTATGTGAACCCTTTCATTAAATTGTCTTAATTGCTTGGTAATCTATCAGCTTGGATGCTTTGAGCCTATCCGACAATTTATCGAGTTTATATTTATTAGCTTACATTAAAATAGAGACCAATCTCACAGTTATGGTGACAGCCGGAAACTGACACGTTACAATCGTTGTCATTGAGAGGTTGTACGACAAGTTGTGGGACAGATCGTGTCATTTATTCGAAATGTTCTAAATGTCACAAAACCTAAATGTAAATGATTGAAACTTCTCACAGTGAAAACAGTGCATTCAGCATAATGTCTTGTAATACCTAGTTTCAGCCTAGTATTTCTTTTTCTTCGAATGTACACGACCTGTTTGCGATGAATTCGGTTGCTTGCAATTGTCTATCATTAAAACAGGTGGTGTATGTAGGTAATACAGCATTATTAGCTGTATACCAGCACAAGTTTAGCTTTTGGTTTGGCCGCCGATCAGCTAAACAGACTGTGCATTTTCTGGTTACGCATAGCTGGCCGTTACTTTTGTGATGGTTTTTGTAACAAGCTCAGGTTAAATTTCCTGAGCTTTTTTATGCGCGTAGAAAATCCATTTAGTTGCTTTCATATTCAAGTGGTTATGGCACAATCTACCGCCTAACTTCATCAAATTAGCCTCTATCACTATGAAATTACTCCATACCTCCGACTGGCATTTAGGGCAGAATTTTTTTACTAAAAGTCGCAAAGACGAACATCAAGCTTTTATTGCTTGGTTATTGAGCATAGTCGAAGAAAAGTCCATTGATGCCGTTGTGATAGCCGGTGATGTGTTTGATACCGGTGCACCTCCGAGTTATGCCCGCGAAATGTATAACCAATTTATCGTACAAATGAATCAACTTGGCGTGACTTTAGTGGTGCTAGGGGGAAACCATGATTCAGTTTCAATGCTAAATGAATCGAAACAGCTGCTTGCCTGCTTAAACACACATGTGATTGCCAATACAACCGATGAGTTAGATCAACAAGTGATGATACTGAATGATCGACAAGGGCAGCCAGGAGCGATTTTATGCGCGGTGCCTTTTATTCGTCCGCGTGATGTCGTACAAAGTGTCGCAGGTGAAAGCAGCAGTCACAAAAACACAGCCTTAGGTGAGGCGATTAAGCAACATTATCAATCCCTGTATGACAAGGCGTTGGAGACCCAGTTATGTCTGCAAAAAAAGCATAACAAAACTCTGCCTATCATCGCGACAGGCCATCTTACTGCGCTTGGTGTAACCAGCTCTGAATCGGTGCGTGATATTTATATTGGTAGTTTAGAAGCCTTTGATGCAAAAGCATTTCCACCGGTTGATTACATGGCTTTAGGGCACATTCACCGTCCTCAAATTGTCGCGAAATCAGAGTCGATTCGTTATAGCGGTTCACCGATCCCACTGAGTTTTGATGAAATTAAAGGCATGCCAACAATCAATGATTTGGCTTCAGAACCTGCGCTATCAAATAAACAAGTTGTGCTAGTGGAATTTGCGGAGCAGGAAAAGCGCATTGAGCCCATTGCAGTCCCACTTTTCCAGCCGATGGCAACATTAAAAGGTTCTTTGGAATCACTTGAGCAACAATTGCAACAATTCGAGGGCGTATCTCAAACCGTTTGGCTGTGTATTCACGTTGAGCATGACGATTATTTATCGGACTTGCAGCCAAGAATTCAAGCAATGACCGAAGGGTATAATGTTGAAGTATTGCAGCTGCGTCGTAGCCGTACCCAACAAGCCAAATCACTCGCTCAAATCAGTAAAGAAACTCTCGCTGAGTTGACTCCCTTTGATGTGTTTGAAAAGCGTTTAAGTTTAGAAGATTTCGATGGTGAGCAAGCAGAATTGCGTAGACAGCGTATCACCGAGCAGTTTAAGCAAGTTCTGGTCAACATTGAAAGCTCGAATTCCGACACTGAGACGACTAAAGGCCAGACTCAACAAAGCCAATCTCCACAAAACCAATCTCCACAAAACCAATCTCAGCCAAATAAGGGGGCTCAACAATGAAAATACTGAGTGTGCGTTTTCAAAATTTGAATTCCTTAAAAGGTGAATGGAAGTTGGATTTCAGTCAGTCACCGTTTGCTGAAAATGGTTTATTTGCCATAACGGGTCCAACCGGCGCAGGGAAAACCACGCTGCTGGATGCCATCTGTTTAGCCTTATATCATCAAACGCCAAGACTTGGTCTGATTTCTACCTCATCAAATGAAATCATGACCCGCGGCACCGCTGAATGTTTGGCAGAAGTCGAGTTTGAAGTAAAAGGCAAAGCTTACCGTGCGTTTTGGAGTATGCGCCGTTCGCGCGGAAAAGTAGAGGGCAATTTGCAATCGGCGGTAGTGGAATTGGCCGAAGTTGAGTCCGGTAAGGTGCTAGCAAGCCAAGTCAAAAAGAAAGACACCTTACTGAAAGAGATTACCGGGCTGGATTTTTCTCGCTTCACTAAATCTATGATGCTTTCTCAAGGGCAGTTTGCGGCGTTCTTGAATGCAAAAGAATCGGAACGTGCCGAGTTATTGGAAGAGCTGACCGGTACCGAAATTTACGGCTTAATTTCTGAGAATGTGCATGAGCAGTATAGTGCGGTAAAGCAGCAACTTGCAGAGTTAGAATCACAAGCAAAAGGCGTTGAATTATTAACTCAAGAGCAAATTCAAGCGTTTGATGATGAACTGCAACAGCTGAAAGCAGCAATCACTGACAACAAATCGAAATTGCAAGGTTGGGATCAGCACAGCCAGTGGTGGCAACAATATCAAGCTGCAGAAAAAGCGCTGGTGGATTCGAAACAGGCTTTTGATGTTGCGATGGATAAACAGCAACAAGCGCAGCCGCAATTAGAACGCTTAGCCGCTAGCGAACCGGCAGAAAAATTGAGATTCGTGTTTCAGCAATGGAAAGACGCAGGCGCTCAAGTGGAGAAAGTTGAGCAATTGCTAAAGCAAAAACGTGATCACTTTACCGGTCTTGAAACGCAAAAAGAGGCGAAAAAACAGGCTTTTGAGCAGGCGAACCTTGTTTACCAACAGCAGAAGAAATCACATCAAGACTTGCTCGATTTAATCGATGAAAAAGTCCTGCCATTAGATAATCAAATTGAGCAAACTACGGCAAAAGTTGCTGAATTGAGTGAGCGTTATCAGAAAGAAAATCAACGAGTTAATCAAAAAAAGCAAGAAAATACGGACGTTGTACGGCGTTTGAAATCGGAACAAGCTCAACAAATTGAGTGTGAGGCTTATTTGAAAGCGCATGCCAATGATGAAGTGTTGTCTGAGCATCTTAATAGCTGGCACTTACAAGTTCAGCAATTAGCACAAAAAGGGCAAAATCTGGCTCAGATGCAGCGCTCTTTACTGCAAGAACAAACCGAGAAAGCCGAGCTAGAAAAAAATATTCAAGCTGAAACCGAGAGAGTGAAGCTGCTTGATAATGACGTTGTAGGCAAACAAAGTGTCTATGAGTCGGCAGAAAAAAATCATCAAGAATTAACGCGTAATACCGCCAGTGATGATGAAAACTTACAGGTGCGTATTGAACAAAAAAGCGCGCAGCTGAATGTCGTGTATCAATTAAGACTAAAGCACACGGCTTGGCTTAAATTGTCTTCTAAAATGCTTGAAGATGCCGAATCATTAAAGGCGCAAACCGCGTTACATCAACAGCTCGATCAGCAATGTGCTTCTTTGCGTCAAACATACAAAGCGATCGATGCGCAAATTCAAAGTTACAGTAAGCTGATTGATCACGATACGCAGTTTGCTGATTTCCGAGCTCAACTTATCGATGGGCAACCGTGTCCTCTTTGTGGTTCGTTAGAGCACCCAATTTTACAACACGGCATGCTCGCTGATCGTTCACAGATCGTGTTAGATAAGGAGAAAGCACAAGCGGAAAAGCAGCAAATTGAAGCAAAAGGCATGCAGGCAAGAACACAACTGGATTCTGCCGCACGTTATATTGAAGACCTCACCAAAAAGCAAAAGCAAGATGCGGATGAGCTGGCTCAGTTGAATCAACAATGGCTCGACATAATAAAAGGCTCAACACTGACTGAGTTTGCCATTGATGATGCGGCGCAATTGCGACAATTAGAAGTCAGTTTACCCGTTGAAATTGAACGACTTAAGCATCAATTGCAACAGGTTACGCAATTAGAAAAGCAGCGTTATGCCGCTAAAGAAGCTTGGCAGTTGAGTATTAATGAGCGTGATAAAGCGAAAGCGGCATTAAGTGGCCTTCAACATAAACTGGACACGTTAAGTCAGCAGGATTTACAACAAGCTCAGCGAGTTCGAGATGAACAGCAAGCGGCAATCTCACTCTATCAATCGCTGACACAGCAATGGCAGTCATTAGGTTATGCACTCCCTGATTATGATGTGCATTATCAAGCGCATGACGTTGCAACTTTGACCGACTGGCTTGCAGAGAAGAAACAAGCGTTGCTTTTATGGCAACAGCAACATCAAGCGCACAGTGA
The Vibrio gangliei genome window above contains:
- a CDS encoding IS5 family transposase — protein: MPKPLYKTTNWKQYNKALINRGRPRRLSDLAITTALMVKRVFSMPLRALQGFLDSVFKLANLPLVCPHYTCISRRAKEVEVSFKTKTRGAIQHLAIDATGLKVYGEGEWKVKKHGTDGKRRVWRKLHIAVDTNTHEIVAAELSLSNVTDAEVLPNLLKQTRRKIIEISGDGAYDTRNCHNAIRFKRAVPLIPPREGAAFWEQGHPRNLAVGCQKLYGSNKKWKKRYGYHKRSLSETAMYRVKQLLGGKLSLRNYNAQVVETYAMIKALNKLTRLDMPETRYVV
- the sbcD gene encoding exonuclease subunit SbcD, whose product is MKLLHTSDWHLGQNFFTKSRKDEHQAFIAWLLSIVEEKSIDAVVIAGDVFDTGAPPSYAREMYNQFIVQMNQLGVTLVVLGGNHDSVSMLNESKQLLACLNTHVIANTTDELDQQVMILNDRQGQPGAILCAVPFIRPRDVVQSVAGESSSHKNTALGEAIKQHYQSLYDKALETQLCLQKKHNKTLPIIATGHLTALGVTSSESVRDIYIGSLEAFDAKAFPPVDYMALGHIHRPQIVAKSESIRYSGSPIPLSFDEIKGMPTINDLASEPALSNKQVVLVEFAEQEKRIEPIAVPLFQPMATLKGSLESLEQQLQQFEGVSQTVWLCIHVEHDDYLSDLQPRIQAMTEGYNVEVLQLRRSRTQQAKSLAQISKETLAELTPFDVFEKRLSLEDFDGEQAELRRQRITEQFKQVLVNIESSNSDTETTKGQTQQSQSPQNQSPQNQSQPNKGAQQ